A single window of Malus sylvestris chromosome 5, drMalSylv7.2, whole genome shotgun sequence DNA harbors:
- the LOC126620689 gene encoding uncharacterized protein LOC126620689: protein MSGPSDRRFDLNLVEEAAPPSPDNIWRPSFVSPTGPLTVGDSVMKNDMTVAVVARNLLTPKDNRLLSKRSDELAVKDSLALSVQCAGSVSNMAQRLFARTRQVESLAAEVMSLKQEIRGLKHENKQLHRLAHDYATNMKRKLDQMKESDGQVLLDHQRFVGLFQRHLLPSSSGAVPGNEAPNDQPLMPPPSRVLSSTEAPNDPPPVPSLSGALPTAETSPKQPL, encoded by the coding sequence atgtctggcccctccgaccgtcgttttgacttgaaccttgttgaagaggcagccccgccttctcctgacaacatatggcgtccatccttcgtctcccctactggtcctcttaccgttggggattctgtgatgaagaatgatatgaccgttgcggtggtggccaggaaccttctcactcccaaagataacagactactttccaaacggtctgatgagttagctgttaaggattctctggctctcagtgttcagtgtgcaggttctgtgtctaatatggcccaacgcctatttgctcgaacccgccaagttgaatcattggcggctgaagtgatgagtctcaaacaggagattagagggctcaagcatgagaataaacagttgcaccggctcgcacatgactatgctacaaacatgaagaggaagcttgaccaaatgaaggaatctgatggtcaggttttacttgatcatcagagatttgtgggtttattccaaaggcatttattgccttcgtcttctggggctgtaccgggtaatgaagctccaaatgatcaacctctgatgcctcctccttctagggttctgtccagtactgaggctccgaatgatccccctccggtgccttctctttctggggctctaccgactgctgagacttctcctaagcaacctttgtga